The DNA sequence ACCTGGAAACATCACGCTTGCTTTTAGACAAGGTGACCTTGGTTAACATCTTTGCAGGCTTCCTAGCATctgtcaaacaaaaaaaaagagtacaACCTTCATTTTATAACAGAGCATGTAAAGAATGACTTTATTCAGTTCCAGTACTGTAGTGTAcatgaaagtaaaaaagcaaaatgagaATAGCACTTCAGCTGGGCTATAAGATGTTTTGACCAATGGCCAAAAAAGAGTCAAGTTGTGTTAGATTTTTTCTGTTGCAAAAACTTAGCAACTTCAGTTTCAAATTCCTAATGTGCTAGTTTCCAGTCCTTTTGAAGGAAGGCCATAAAATAACTACtgcatgaaaaaaaactgcactgatACCATGAAGAAAGGGTCCACTTACACTTAGTCCTCTTGGTGATAAATACGACTCCCTTGCCAGAGGGATCAGCTGTGATACCAATTGCCtggaaatttaacaaaaataataagtCTGATGATAGCAAAGTAATGACCCTGTCAAAAGAGAGGGAAGAAAGCCAACTCAGGCTAATCAGGGTACTTTCACTGAAGAGGAAGGACAGTCCCATCCAGTTACCAGATGTCTGGATTTGAAAACCAACCCTGTGAATAATCTGTGTGTATAAAACATTtctcttgaaaaaagaaaaaattaaatagtAACATTACACATAAGTAACcattaagaaacaaaatgttgcatATAAGGTCATTTGTTCCTGACAGTGTTCATTCACAAGGTCAACAAGAATAGCACAGATCATACACCATCCACACCAGCACATGAAAGATGCATTTTTTATCTCCTAAAAGACTGTTTTGAGTCAGGGGTACCACATATTGTACCTGAAAGAATATCTGaggttttcttaaattttgctGGATAAAAAATGCTGCTAATTCAGTCTTTTTAGTTTCCAGTTTCCACTTACATAACTTGCACATACAATGTATGGCTCTGACATATATATCTTAAACTGGAGTTGGTGATGTACTTTATGCTCCCAGGATTGCAGACAAGTGTTGAAAATTCCAAAGGTCACTTTTAGCtatgttattaatttgttcatCAGTGAACAAACACTCGGAGTCTTGGTAGAAttcttcaagaaaaacattttccccAACATATGAGCTCTTGAAGTACAGCCTGTCTGCAAGTGTGGCTTACATGTACATCAATGTTTGTGCGAGTATGAACATATCACACCTTTTCGTTCGCTAATCCGCTGTATTTAAAACTGTTTCGCGCTGTGAGATTAAGAGGCTcctaagaagaaaaaaacaaaacaaaacaaatcagtGTCAACCAAAACAAGTCTTTTCCAATGGACTTCCTTGTTCTTAAAtgacaaattgaaaacttcCAGCCCAATATAATACAATCATTATTACTTATTGCACCCCATTGAAACCCGTATTAGGAAATCAAGGTGTTTACTTTAATGAACAGAGGTGTACTCGGGAATTAAGTGGAAGATGTGGGGTTAAAGTGAGGGGGGGAGGAGGGGGTCCCATCTTGCAGATTCTGACTTGTTAAACAGAGGGaaactgccaaaaaaaatacaatatgCCTTGGGAGAGAAAGGAACACAAATGCAACAACAAGTCAAAAGGGGAGGAAAGGATAAAAAAGCACAGGTTTTTGTACACAAATCTCCCTTGCCACTATATTTGCTCGACGACTTTATATATAACACATCTTAAAATAACTAGATGTGGCAACTGAGTTGAGATCTATACCTTTGTGAAAGTCCATCCATTACTTTTCACCAGAAAAGAGGAGGTCTTCCTCAAAATCTGCCACTGCAAGTCGGCTGACATTTTCCCTGTTGAACCAATTTCATTTAGAAGGTTGATGaatcaaggaaaaaatgtttgaaaactcccacaaaaaaaagaaaataattgtagGTACACGTGAAAGACACTGAGGAATAACTTCTAACGAATGCTAGGACttctcagtttctttaaaaaaagcGATAAGCTTTGCATTAATGTTTCACGGTGACAATATCGAGGCTTTGATGGTTATTTAGGTTACAACAAAAATACCGTACAACTTGAGACAACTAGTAGGTTGAACTCACCGAGCTAGAATGGCTACCacgagagagagagagagagagagagaacgAAGCGCATGTGCACAGTTATCAACGGGGATGCAGGGGGTCTCTCGATccagtttttttcgatttcgaaaaaccaacatggcggacgtCACCGAGAAAATATAGACGAGAAGAGCCAATTAGATATAATTCTGAAACAAAAGATGGGACGAACAATCATTGTTGAAGAAAAAGTTGGCGATTATATATCTTCTCTCTATGGCAATTATCAATGGCAACTAGGGATAATAATTGGGCAGGTgagttttttttggtttcattcCCCATGGTTAATCGAAGTTGAACGTTACCCTGTCTTAAACCCTCTGacactttttctttgttttttttttcttttctttttgttttttcttagcTCTTAGCTCTTGCTGAGTTCTGGTTGCTTCTTAATGGTCTCTTGGCTCTTTTGTTTGAGATAAGCGCGTTTCTCATCTCTAAAGCTGTCAATATcgatcacaaaaaaaatatttactttaAGATTTTTAGTCTTTAATGCGTCTCTAATCATATTTTAAGATTCAAGgcatattattgtaatttctGCTCGTCCATTTGGGGCTATCGTAGTTACAGTctttgaataatttaattattcgACGCCGACCATATCAGGTCAGACGACTGGATTTGAATGAAGGTCATTTATTCATCAAGTCGATTATTCATCAAGTCGATTAGCCCCGTATAGACTTGAAGTCGATTAGCTCCCAACTAGAATTCGGCTGAAGTCATAAAATGAAACTTCgtaaatttttgaaatcttTGTTTCTGTTTAACGACGGGAATATATGTACATATtaagtgaaaaatttgcattaaaTTTACTCTACAAACATGTACAGGTTTTAGCCAAAAACTCATtctgtaaattgaaattaaattaacaataGTATATAAACACTTATATACTGGCATTCAATTTAGCCATAAATTAACATTAAGTTTGTCCTCTGTAATATTAAAAGGCCCTTTAGTTAGCCATAAATAAGCGGCTGAGTTTTTCCTCTGCAGTACACGAGGCCCTTAGTTTAGACGTAAATAAAGTGCTAAGTTTGTCCTCTGTCATATGAAAGAACACTTATTTAGCCGTTAATTTAGAGCTAAGTTAGAGAGGTTTTGCTCAAAGCAGGCCTGCTGCACCACACTCCACAGCCTGTGAGGGCGCAGCCGCCTGTGGCCTAGCGgcgtagttgctaaaagaagGAACAACCGACAACCACCTAAAACCATCTATAACCACCTCGAAAAATTCAAtaaccatctacaaccaccccAAAAACACCTACAACCACCCACAAACAACCGAATACCATCTTAAAGTAGCCAATATTAAATGTCTAAAGCAAGCGAGATCAGAATAATTTATGTCACGCAAATGAAATTCGAGAAGTGAACAAACCTCAACCTCCCCATAGAATCAATATTCTCCATGGGCCCCTTGTATAATCCACCAGGAGGCTATTAGGCCACGAAACGAAATGCATGATCATTCTAGACTTGTAAAGAACTTTACAACCTGAGATTtcaattcattaaaaaaatgaaacaaaataacaacaataagaACTTTATTATCCACACACTTGTAGTAAAAATACATTGGCAATATTACATGGatgaattaaaatatattttaaattatgtACAGGGTGAATTATATTTAAAATCTGCCTATTTACTAGATTGACGTAGGTTTTTCTATCCTGCAATCTaattctcgaaagtcccgagaacttgtTTGGCCCGAagagccagttgtcaaactgcaatccgcttgttttgaacgGCTGACCTTTAagatgtttttaatgtaatcAACTAATGTAATGAGGATTGCGAATGTTGATAGCTTTGAACCTTGGTGTTGCAAAGATAATTATAAAGGGAATTATTGCACCCGAAATCGGCTCGAAAAGTTTCAGGACTTTTgggaaacaggcccctggctACCAAAAGTTTTGCTTCACGTTTCATTAAGTGTACATGATATCCTCAAGGTAGGGTTTTTGTTTCTCACAGAGTGTGCTCCTCTCATGGGACCATGGAGAGTGAAATTCTAGGGGGAGGTTGAGGTTTCGTTCACTTCTCgaatttcatttgcatgacACATTGTGATCCTGCTTGCTTTAGACGTGTATGGCTTCTTTAAGATGGTATTCGATTGTTTGTGGATGGCTGACAACTAGATGGTTGAATTTTTtcgaggtggttgtaggtgattgtaggtcgttccttcttttatTAACTACGGGCCCAGCGGCCCGCAGCCCACGATGGTCTGGAGGCCTGATGGCCCAGTCCTGAGTTTCCACAGTTTTTTTGTCCACCAGTAAATCAATGCACATGCACAGATCTGCATCAGGTTGGACAATAAGTCtctgttttgaaaaagatttgCCATTCACATGTCTCATTATTTATGATATTTTCACATTCAAAGTATGGTTTAAAAATAACTTACTGGTACATCGTCCGATAATGAAAGGGCCTCCGGGTCACCGAGCATGATCGTTGGCCATTCTGTTGACCGAGCATGATCGTTGGCCAGTCtctgttttgaaaaagatttgCCATTCACATATCTCATTATTTATGATATTTTCACATTCAAAGTATGGTTTAAAAATAACTTACTGGTACATCGTCCGATAATGAAAGGGCCTCCGGGTCACTGAGCATGATCgttggccattttggattaACGGGGCCGCCAGGCCATCGCAGGCTGTGGACCCCAGGTctgcttttagcaaaacccAAATTAGGGGCCTTTTATATTACAGAGAAAAAATTTAGACGACAATTTACAGCTGAATTAGGGAATTAGGTTACTGTAGACAAACAATAGCCATTACTATACGGCTAAATAAGGGGCCTTTTATGTTACAAGAGGTCAAACCTAGCCTTTCATTTATGGGTAAATTAGGGgcctttaatttttcagagGATAAACTTAGTggttaattttaaattatttacgGCTAAATGTAGGGGCCTTTTATATCACAGAGGACAAACTTAGCTGTTAACTTACGGCTAACTGAGTGTCATTAAGTGTTTATACTGTGTATTgttgttaattaatttatacAGAATGTGGCTTTGGCAAAAACCATTACATGTATATGTAGAGTAAATCTAAAGCAAATTTTTTACTTATCTACGTACGCTTTAACAACGGAAATTATTGTTTagtccagtttttttttctcttcattgaTTCCTCACATGAGCCAAATGTATTTGGTATTTCTTCAacacacccccccccccctccttgaaaataactggagaaaataaaacaagatcAAACGATATGCACCTTATCTCTctagtaaaaataaatttttcttcagttCTCCCCACAGAGAGAATATATTCTTCGCTTATCAAGAACACCAATGCAATCAGGTATGGATTCAATTTTAATGAGGCACTTGTTAAATTAGCTTcaataatgaataataataattattgtttagcAGACGTGAATAATAACATGCTTAATGAACAAAAGGTCATTGCTTTTAAGTCATCAAGTTGAGTAGTTACAGAGAGGTCTTAGTGTCAGGCAGCTTTTGCCACTACTCAGTTCAACTGAACTGTGCAAGCTAATTCGGGTGTTTGTCTAATTTGACTGACAGCTAGATCCTATAAAAGTATATGgtgttaaataataataacttcaagtaatagttattataataataatacttattattgttttaaataatatgTGTGTGAGTGAAGTTGCATAATGTCATAAGTCGGCTCTTCAAACCTGGAggtgttactttttttttagttaattTATTGCAGGCTTCTTTAGCCACCTAAAGTCATGGTTAGCTCTTAATATCAATGAAGATCAAGTACATGTGTTTCTCATAATTATTCTCCATAATATTTAACTTGTCTACTTTTATTTgcctgtcttttttttttcctttacatCAACTGATCAACTACAGAGAGTGAGTTAGCGTCTTTAGAAGATATAGAAAACAGCTGGATTACAGAACATTCTCGGCAGGTGTGTGAATCAATAGTACATCTCAAGAATACTAGGTGCAGCCATATCTGTATTGGCTGGTAATGTGCCGGGACTTCACAACTAGAGATCCTCACTTCAATCCTTGATGCAACTTTAAACAGCTGTTCAATCAGGAGCACTGTCTGAAGGGGGGAAGTAAAGGGAGTCTGGTAAACATCTgggcccggttgttcaaaagccGATTAACGCTAATCCCAGATTAAAAGTAAACCAAGGAGTTTACTTCTCCTCTCCAAGGTGTTGTTCAACTTTGATATTTggcaaaactttacattagaagaaggcaattttgaaaaacaaaaataagcaaagaAACTTTCGccaaaaaattggaaatatgaaataaaagtttgcactaatcctggattaagttaatcagctttcgaacaaccgggCCCAGAAGTTTAATCTAAAGTTAATACAGCACCACTGTCTGACTACCTTTGGTTTATGTGGTTTATGaaaattcatgaaaattaatcataactacATTTAATGAGCTAGGTATGGTAAGTGTTAGTCCTTGAAGAACTGTGGATGCTAGAGTGTTTATCAGGTTCAGTACAAcagctttctttcatttgactACTGGTAATCCCATCGAGGTCTGTAAATCCTGGTCGCAAAGCATTTTCAATACGAATAGTACATGAATAAATGTatcataaaatttgtttttactaTATAAGTAGATCTTGACAAGTTCTGTTAGAAAGAAACATTGCCTAGCAACCATAATAGGCCCCAGGAATTTCAAAAACGTCTAaccagaaatattttgtttttgagatgAGTATTAGCCAATAGCAGCCATTATTGTCATAGATTGAAttgcaacaattttttttgtctgtgtcCTGCCTTTGACTAAAAGTAATGTCATAAATCTGCATTGTCTTGTTTAAGGTCTCAAGAATGCTGACAGGAGGAATGGATGTGATTGGTATTTTTGCATTTGGCCCACCAGATATGCTCACTAATTCGCAACCAAAGCTGCGTCAATTGCTTTTCTCCATCAACAAGAATGTTCAAAATAAACCTGCATCTTACTTTGATGGTCTCAGTTGCAGTAGAGTGTTGCTCCAGATTTGCTCTGCAACCAAAAAGTATCCTTAGTGATAAATGctatgaattttttatagGCTTTGCAGGCACCCTCTGTTGTCTAGTTCTGGTACATTGGTATCACTCTAGACATTGTGGAATGATGATATGTATATGACATGAAATTGAACATCTGCAAAACTGAAGGCAAAGGCAGAAGAGGGAGTGTGGTATTATGGTTCATATTGGCTTCCATATGATACCAGTTCTCAGTATTCAGGTGGAACCATTGATGGCATTAACATACCTTTGCCTTAATATTTGAGTGCACAAACTTACTATTGCCCACATGAAGAAGGCTTGTGCAAGCAAATATTGTCTGTCTCATGCTAGATtcttgaaacaacaaaaaattagGTCTTTGTACCCATTGGTCAAGTTCCTTGACATACCTGTTTCTTCAGAATCACGTTTAGGACTGTTGATGTCTCAGATTTAATGGTAATAACCTGTATTTGTACAAAGCAGGGGAGCTAGGACATCCTTCAGTTATGCTATGAAAACGTGAAAGAAACCATAACTTATTGACAAACGATAGTAGAACTTCACCCTGAAGTACTGGCACccaatataataattatttggggGAAGGAAATCATAGTCTTCTGTAATTTTTTAAGTAATCAAAtcagtgaaaaaagaaaaaaaaaaagagaaagaaaggaaaaattctATCAAAACCCAGGTAACCATTGGTATTCTTTCCAAGGCAGAACACAGGTGACAAGGCCTGGGCAATGAACAGTCCCTCCAGAACACAGTGAATCCTGGCTGATCCAAGAGGCCTTtaatgaagaagaaagataCGCTTTTCAATGTCTTCAATTAAATCACCAATCCCGCCCCCTCACCCCCCCcctcaacaaaaaaaagaaagtaataattattagtcaaAACGTACATGAGGTCCTGCTAATGAAAGCCCCGTTCATTCCTTGATTTCTTCTTTGCGTTTTGCATCACAGGCTACTCCATACCCAGCTGAGGTCAAATATCAGTCATTTGCTTCAAAGTGGTTGCAACTGGAAACCACCCTTTCTTTACCGAATTGTCACCTTGCAGTTCCAAGGAAACTTGAAAGATCTCGTCTTCAGAATCAAATTGTAGTAAGTGGAAAAATTGTTAATAATGTCATTATTCCTTCGCGTGAATGAACCCGTTCTTTTGTTATTAATGAATCGAGACCTCGTTAATAACGAGCCCTAATTAACAGCCCTAATAGTTGCTAATGACCCTTCTGAGTATTCATTCCGTATGGCAGTATGCATAGTATCTTACAGAGCATACTTTCTTATTAATGTATGGAGATCTCACTAATAGCGAACCCTAATTAATCAATGAGCCTAAAGAAAACGCTCGTGACAGCCTTAGACCTCCCCTGATGAAGACACCAGGCAGAAGAGtcgaaacatttgtaagttgcattcattttaatcaGAGTAGCGCCAAAGCATATCTTTTAGCTTCCATTTCATACCTCATACATAACGTCACCAACAGTTGCTGATGATCCTTCTGGATATTTATTCCGTAGGGCAGTATGCATAGCATCTTACAGAACATAGCAAACGCCTTGTGTTCAGTTAACGGAGAGCTTCGCGCAGATGAGCAAGTCTTGTCAACAACTAGAAAAGACCATGCGAAGTCGAAAACCACCCAAACGTTTAGCATTGATATGTTCACAGAAGGGGTAACGTTgcatattattgttttctagTAGAAAAGAGCCAAAAAGGGTAATAGTTTTAAAGCTCCTTTTTAGTTCGATCGATTGATTTGCACTTATGTTCTTTGACCTTCGCCAACTTGATTTGAAATAGATTACATTGATTTAAACTGATCTGTAACACCGATAGTTGAATGTATTAGGTTCATTTAAATTGTTCAGTTTCTTGATGCTTTTTCCCACAAACTTTAAGGTTTAAATTACTCCTATTGGGGTGCATAAATCAAGAATTTATAGCAAGAATAGCATTTGCATTAGTCACACGAGAATGATGGCCCTTTGTAATCAGTCattttagagcggttttcaaatgactgtc is a window from the Acropora palmata chromosome 1, jaAcrPala1.3, whole genome shotgun sequence genome containing:
- the LOC141881417 gene encoding large ribosomal subunit protein eL28-like, with translation MSADLQWQILRKTSSFLVKSNGWTFTKEPLNLTARNSFKYSGLANEKAIGITADPSGKGVVFITKRTKYARKPAKMLTKVTLSKSKRDVSRSIRKICTKTNYRCDLKDVAVRRARAILNSQQTTPTGEGKRGEKKRS
- the LOC141881118 gene encoding protein odr-4 homolog, yielding MGRTIIVEEKVGDYISSLYGNYQWQLGIIIGQFSPQREYILRLSRTPMQSESELASLEDIENSWITEHSRQVSRMLTGGMDVIGIFAFGPPDMLTNSQPKLRQLLFSINKNVQNKPASYFDGLSCSRVLLQICSATKKITFRTVDVSDLMATPYPAEVKYQSFASKWLQLETTLSLPNCHLAVPRKLERSRLQNQIVGSMHSILQNIANALCSVNGELRADEQVLSTTRKDHAKSKTTQTFSIDMFTEGPCAPEKLKDVETAYSLSLSGSMCCRAYVHQKATVKEALQALKYDVVRSVLSRLEVLCDDIIDNQDDNTKNETLSASTWTCPQRVFSPLGVGPITVCDYVFKDETLKESLERISDLLEIKPKEEDLECKEEFPDVHTVTSLMEERENEDRKEETENEVNEQGIGKRVIGAVAGLFVAVVATAVTFLWGENTG